The Natrinema saccharevitans genome includes the window GGTCGCGCAGCCCCCCGCCACCGGTGCCGCTCCCGATGGTGACGACGACCGGCTCGACGCTCGTCTCGACCTCCTGGCGCACGTTTCGCGACAGGTACTCGAGGTCGTCGTCGTGCATGACGACGATACCGACGCCCTCGTCTTCGAGGGCTGCCGTTGCAGCGTCGTCGAGTCGCTCGTCTTTCTCGTCGTCCGGGACGTTCTCGAACCGACGGACGCCCGCGAGGCGGAAGCCGGTCGTAAACTCCGGGCTGCCGACGACTGCGATCTCCTGGCTCATAGGATCACCAGCTCCTCTTCGATCTCGTTCTCGTCGAGTCCGACCTCGCGACCACGCGCGATCGCGCGGATGTTCTCGACCTCCCGTTCCTTCGCGAGGATGTACGACAACACGGCCGATACCGAGGCCGGATAGATGCTCGAGAGCGTATCGGCGTACTCGAGCAACGCAGCGTCTAGTGCGTGTTCGAACTGGATAAGGCTGTCAGCCTCGCGGAGCTGCCCGAGCGCCGCGGAGAGTCGGTCACCGTAGCGACGGTTCTCGGCGATGTGATCGACCAGCGCGTCGTAATCGCCGACCAGTCGGCTCAGTTCCGACTCGTCGAACAGGACGCCGCCGTCGATGTAGTAGGTCGCGGGGTCGAGATCGGCACCGCTGCGGGCGAGTCGCAGCGCGTTCCGGGCGTTCCGGAAGTCGAGCTCGGCCTGCAGGAACTCGATGTACTTCGCTTCCGGTCCCTCCTGTGGCTCGTCGCCCGGGCCGCCCGAGACGTCCGCCAACAGGTTCTCGTAGAACTCCCGATCGAGGGCGTTCTCGAGGGGGACGAGCGCGCCGGTCTCCTCGAACTCCTCGTAAGCGACGGTCAGCGGCTCGTAGTAGATCGTCCCGTACAGCACTTCGATCGCGTCCTCGATGTCGTCGGTCTCGAGGAGCCGATCGATCGTCCGCTCCTCGAGTTCGCCGGCGCGGATGAGGTCGGTCCGGATGTCCTCGGGGGCGGTGTCGGTGTAGATCCCGCGAATGATCGTCTTCAGGTTCCAGACGTCGAACTTCCGCAGGTAGCGGGCGATGAGGTCATAGAGGCGACCGTCGGCCCAGTCGATCAGGTCTTCGAAGTGCTTCGCGAGGTTGCGGTTCAGCGCGTACTCGATCAGGTCGACGCCCGAGAACCGCGCGCCGAGTTCGTTGATCTCGCGTTCGTACTCGGTCTCCTCCATGAACCGTGCGATCTCGCTCGGCCCCATCCGGATCAGCTTGCGGTAGTCTTCGTCCGAGAACAGCGAGGCTCGGCGCGACCGAACGCGAGCGTTCACGTATTCCGGATTCGAGGCACCTGCGCTCACGCGAACCACCCCTGATGGTGAGTGTTTGCAGGGAGTGGCTCACGAGCCATGCGAGTGGGAACGACCGTGCTCATTGCTCGAAGAGTCGGTTGCTGATCCCCTGGAGGTTGTCTTCCCAGACGTCTTCCAGGACCGAGTCGAACGTGTTGTTGACCCGGACCCGGGACTGGTCGCTCTCGACGACGACGCCGCCGAGACAGTCGACCTCGCCGGCGTAGGCGTAGCCGTCGTAGTCCGCGACGATCGACTCGAGTAACCCCTCGTCGTCGGCGCGACCGTAGACGTTGACGTCGTCGCCCTCGTCGAACTCCTCGCTCGCGGCCTCGAGCAGGTCGCGAGTGAGTTCCTCGCGGACGTCTCCCTCGAGGGCGGCGAGTTCGTCCTCGACGGCCTCGCGGACTTCCCCGAGGACGTCGCGGCGGGCCTCCAGACGCTTCTGTTTCGCCTCCAGCTTCGCACTGGAGAGGCGCTGTTCGCGGAGCTGGTCGATCTCGCGTTCGACCTCGGCTTCCGCATCGGCGCGGATCTCCTCGGCGTCTTCCTCGGCCGCCGATTCGATCTCCTCGGCGCGCGTCTCGCCCTCACTGCGGATGTCCTCCGCACGCGCGTTGGCCTCTTCTCGAATGTCTTTGACGACTGTGTCCAAACTCATTGTGGGAGAAGGGGGAAGTGGTTATCCGAGGATGAAGACGACGACCAGGGCCAGGATCACGAGCGTCTCAGGAAGGACGGTCATGATCAGACCCGGGACGAACATGTCGTCGTCCTCGGCGATCGCGCCGACTGCGGCGGCACCGATACCTCGCTCTGCGTATCCCGCTGCGAGCGCCGCCAGGCCGACTGCGAGCCCTGCTGCGGCGGCCCCATACCCGTTTGCGATGTTCTGGGCTGCTTCCGGGCCCATCGCGGCGGATCCGTTGTTCTGGAGTGCGATGCTTGCCGTCTCGACGAACGCCGGCAGTTCTGTGAGTGCGATTTCAGTCATGGTTTACTTAGTCCTCGATGTGATCTCGATCGGTTCCGAACGGTTCGTAGTTCTCCCCACCGCCTTCATAAAACTTGTTAAAGAATTCGACGTACTCGAGGCGTACGCCCTGTAAGCCGGCGCTTGTCACGCCAAGAACTAACACGACGATGTGTCCGAGTACGAGAATAACGAGTCCACCGAGCAGGGCCGCGGTCCCCGAGTGCATGAGGCCGTTGAAGATGACCTCGGCACCCTCGCCGTAGTGTTCGGCGACGTAGCTCGGTTCGTGATTCCGAAGGAAGTGGAACTCGCCGTCGGGGTCCTCGTAGGCCCCGAAGAACAGCAGGTTGACGACGAAGGCCATGCCGGCCTTCGCGAGCAACACTGCCCCCATCCGGGTGTACGAGAAGACGTTCACGACGACGTCGAGCGATTCGACTGCCTCGACGGGTTCGCTGACGATCAGCATGACGAGCCCGATCAGGAAGACCAGCAGCGGAGCCGACAGCGGGAACTCGATCCCGGGAACGGTAACGAGAACCCACTCGGGGAACCCGGTGAAGCCGATCGGGAACGGCCCGTCGCTGGCGAACGTCGTGAACAGGAAGTCGGGCTTCGAGCCCTCGGCCTGGGCCGAGAAGATCCAGACCCAGATCCCGTTGATCATGAGGATCCAGGAGCCGCTGTGGAAGAGGGCGTCCTTGAATCCGTGGCTGAGATTCTCGTAGAAGTCCAGGATGTACCCGATGTTCAGGTGGACGATCCCGGCCAGCACGCTCACGACCATCCAGCCGAGCGCGAAGTCACCCGCAGCCGGCTCGAGGCCCTTGTTCAGCGGCAACAGCTCGACGCTGAACAGGTCGTGCCAGACGACCTCGCCGAGGATGTGCAGGCCGAATATCTCGCCGTACACGAACCCGAAGAGGGTCGTGAACAGCCCCGCCCAGATGGCGACGCCGCCGAGACTGGTGATCCCCTTGCTGTCGAACTGGGTCGCCATGTACGCGCCGATGGCGATGTACAGGATCCCGTAGCCGGCGTCTCCGATCATGAACCCGAAGAACGCCGGGAACGTCAGGAACAGGAAGACTGTCGGATCCAGCTCGCTGTACTTCGGCCGGTTGACCGCCTGCACGAGCAGTTCGAACGGCTTGGCCGGACCCGGGTTGTCCTGTATCGTCGGCGGCTCGTCGCCCATCGTGACCGTCGAGCCGCCGTCCGTGACCGCCTTCTGTTGTTGGTCGTCCGCGTCGGCGGCTGCGTCGTCTTCGTCCGCTGCCGACGGCGCACCCTCCTGAACGTCTTCGGTGTGGCTGTGTGCGCCGTGGCGGTCGTAGTCCGCCCGCTCGAGTTCTTCGATCTCGACGCTGTCGCCGACGGCGTCGTCCAGCGCGGCGACGAGTCGATCGTACTCGTCGGTCGGGATCCAGCCCTCCGCGACGAAGGCGCGATCGGTCGTCGCGAACTGCAGCGGCGCTTCCGCCTGCTGAACCTCGACCGTCAGCTCCTCTTCGGCCCGCAGGAGGAAGCCGGCCTCCTCCCGCTTGATCGCTTCGAGTTCCGCGTCGATCTCCTCGAGTCGACCCTCGAGACCGGCCTTTTCGTCCTCGAGGTCGGCGACGTACGCCTCGGGACTCTGTTCGGTCTCGGGCACCGAGTGGCGCGTGACGTCGACGCCGACCAGGGCGTCGTCGATCGGCGCGTCGTCGGCGTCCGCGGTCGGCGCGGCGACGATCGCCACGACGTCTCCGCCGGTGAACGTCTCGAACGCCCGGACGTCGTCGGACGCCGCGACGGCGTCCTCGATCGCACCGACGGGGCCTTCGACGACGGCCACGTCGACCGACTCGTACCCCGACAGCAGGTCGAGGTCGATCCCGAGCTCGGCGAAGGGCGCGACGCGGTCGATCTTCTCGTTGACCTGCCGCAGTTCGTCGGTGATCTCGCCGCGTCGGTCGTCGAGTTCGTTGACCCGCGTTCGGACCTCCTCGAGCCGATCCTCCCAGCCCTCGTCGAGTCGCCCCGGCTCGGCCTCGTCGGCCGATAGCTCGAGGGTACTCTCGAGGGCCCGGACGGTCACGAGCTTCTCGGAGGCCCGGTCGGCTCCCTCGATGGGGTTCCCGTTGTCGAACCCCTCCCACGAGCCGTCGTAGTCCGAGAGATGGACCAGATTCAGGTCGTGGACCGTCTCGATGACCGGAGCCATGACGGCTCTGGATCCGGTCACCGAGACCTTGCTCATCCGCTCAGGTCTGAGCATGGACGTCCTCCTGGAACAGTTCGACGACGTGGTCTGTCACTTCGTCGACCCGCTCCCGGGCGCGCTCGGCGAGTTCCTCGCGCTCCTGTTCGCCTTCTTCGAGGACCTGCTCACACTCCGCATCGATCTCCTCGCGAGCTTCCTCCAGGCGGCGCTCCCGCAACTCCTGGGCCTCCTGTTCCGCTTTCGTGCGAATCTCCTCGGCACGTTCCCGGGCCTCGGCTATTCGCTCGTCGCGGTCGTTTGCTGCCAATGCGACGATCTCGTCGGCCTCCTCTTCCGCCGACTTAATTCGTTCGAGAACCTCTGGCCTCGGCATACTCTAAGCAACCGGACGTTTGCCAGAGCGCGTATATGGTAGTTGCGAAAGTGCCTCAGCGAGAACCGGGACGATCGCCGGTAATAGCGGCTTACGTTCCGGCCGCGAGCCCCCGGGAACGGCAGACATATGCCGATCCGACCGAAACTCGATACTAATGGGACTTCTCGAGAACAAGGCCCGCGCTCGACTGTTCTATAAGTACCTCTCGCGGGTCTACGATCAGGTCAACCCGTTCGTCTGGACCGAAGAGATGCGCGCCGAGGCCCTGTCCCTGCTCGAGTTAGAGGCCGACATGACGGTACTCGACGTCGGCTGTGGCACCGGGTTCGCCACCGAGGGACTGCTCGAACACGTCGACGAGGTGTACGCGCTCGACCAGAGCGAACACCAGCTCGAACAGGCCTACGAGAAGTTCGGCAAACGCGGCCCGCCGGTCCACTTCCACCGCGGCGACGCCGAACGGTTGCCCTTTGCGACTGACACGTTCGACGTCGTCTGGTCGTCGGGTTCGATCGAGTACTGGCCGAACCCGATCCTCGCGCTCCGGGAGTTCCGCCGCGTCCTCAAACCCGGCGGACAGGTGCTGGTCGTCGGTCCGAACTACCCCGACAACGTCGTCAGTCAACTGCTCGCCGACTCGATCATGCTCTTTTACGACGAGTACGAGGCCGACCGGATGTTCAAAACTGCCGGCTTCGAGAACGTGAAACACGCCTTCATGGGGCCGTCCTACGAACCCGACGTCGCGATCACGACGATCGGTCGCGCGCCCGAGTAGCCCGGTTCACGTCGCCGACGTCTCGAGAGTGGCTATCTGCCGGTCGTCGACAGCGAGCGTGACGGTAACGGAATCGCCCGGCGAAAGCTCCGGCTGGTTCGTCGTCGCGAGCGAGAGGCCGGCCCGTTCGCCACTCGTCCACTCGGACTCCGCCTCGGCGTTGAACGGTCCCGACGGCATGCCATCGAACCCGCTCGCACCGACGAACGGCACTGGCGGCTGGTCGTCGAGTTCCCGCCCGTCGATCGCGATCGTCACCGACAGTTCGTCAACGTCGATCGGGTCGCCGGCGACGTGTTCGATGTCGAGCGTCGACGCCGACCCGTTCGCCGCGAGGTCGAACGTCGCCGTCGGCCTCGGGGACGCGATCGACCACGCCCCGACGCCGACGACGAGGACCCCCGCCAGACAGACGGTCAAAGTGAGGAGCGTGAGGACGCCGAGAACCGGGCTGATACCGCGTCGACCCTCCGCTTCCGGCTGTCCTCGAACCCGACGGCCTCGTAGTGTACGCATTGCCGGTCTTGGGCGCGCTTTCCGATATAAATCCTCCCCGGTCGCCGCGCACCGTCTCGGCGACGAAATTCACCGGTCATCCGATCGCACGATGGCGTCGCGATCGGTACGCAACGCGGCCACAGCCGGGACCGTCCGTCGATCAGTCGACGGTGATCGTAGCGTTGACCGTTCTGTCGTTCGACTCGACCGCTAGGTCGTACCCGTCGGCTGGTGGAACGAGCCACAGCGCTCCGTCTTCGCCCGTCGATCCGAGTTCGGCACCGTCGGCGGTGACCGTCGCGTCGACGGGTTCGCCGCTCTCCGAGTCGGTCACCTGGACCTCGATCGGCCCGTTGGCCGGCGTCTCGTTGATCGTCATCTCGAGGCCGTCCTCCGACCACGTGCCGCCGTCGGTCACGGGAAGCGAGTCGGTCGACAGCACTTGTATCTCATGGTAGACGTCTCCGGTATCGCCGTCGAAATAGAACTCGAGGCGACCCTGATCATGGGCCATCTCCGCCCAGTAGTAGTCGGGGCTGTTGTCCTGGAAGTGAGGGCCGAACTCGCTCGCCCACGGGTAGAGTTCGGAGACGTGGTCGTACGCCTCGCCGTCGTCGAACCGGTTTCGGTCCGTTTCGCCGCGCGCATCGAACCGGGTTGTTTCGACGACGTACTGGCTCCCGTCTATCATCGCGACGCTGTATCCGCTCTGCGAGGTCGAGACGACGACCTCGTCACCCGCCGTCGTGACCTGCTGCTCGAGGTTCGATCGGAGGGGCGTCTGGTGCTTCTCGAGGGCCTTGTACGTCGCCCGAACCTGGCCCGATGACAGGGAATACCCGGGCACCCGATCTGCGCGGTCCTCCAGCACGGCGATGTGTTCCGAGAGGACCTCCGCTTCGTGCTGGTTCCGTACCAACGTCCGTAGCAGTGCCGTCGACGAGCGATCGCCGGCGGCGTGCTCTCTCACCGCCCGCCGCTCGCGTTCTTCGAGGTCGTCGATGCGGTCGGTGAGCCGATCGTACGCCGCCTGAATCATCGCCGTTCGTTCGTCAGCGCTCGCAGCTTCGAACCCGTCGTCGACGACCGCGTACTGCGTGTGATCGACCCGAAGCTCGTCGTCCGCGCTCGCGAGTTCGGTACCGAGCCCGCCGCTGTACCCGGCGTGTTCGCTTCTGATCTCGCCCGAGAGTTCGAGGCGGTTCGTCGTGTTCTCGAGCTCGGTCGGCGATTGGAGCGCCGGCTCCCGTTGGAGGGCGTAGGAGTCGCCGTCAGCGGTCGCCGCTGTGGCCACCGTCGCGGGCACTGCGAGGACGAGAAGCACGGCGAGAAGGGCCGATGTCGCCTCGTTCATCGTACCACGATACGAACTCCTGATACAAAAACGGGTCGTCTGCCGTCGGACACCGAATCGTCTCGTTTTAGTAACCGATTACGGGCGGCGAGACCCATCAGCGCCGGTAGTAACACTTTATTTTTCGATGGAAAGGGTTTTTTCCCCCGGCGGAACACCTGTTGTACGTATGCGGATTTCCACTGCCGCTGCGGTCGCCCTCACAGTCCTCCTCGCGATGGCCAGTTTCGGGGCAGTGGCTGCGATGCCGCCCGCCGATCGGTCCCCGTCAGCGTCGTCCCACTCGTTTCAGTCGGACGAACGCCCTCCGTCAGTCTCGTCGACGCAGGAGTCGCCCCCACCCCTCGAGAGTCCCGAACCCGGACAGGTCGTCCGGGTTCGGATCACCGACGACGGAGACGCGAGGTGGTCCGTCGAGACTCGATTTCTGATCACTAACGAGACGGAGGCCGATCTCTTCCGCGAATACGGCGGTGCGATCGTGTCCGGCCGGCGAGCGGCCCCGTACGATCCGCGACTGTTCCAACGGTACGCGGCCGACGCGTCGGAGTCGACCGGCCGCGAGATGTCGATCGAGAACGCCGGCTGGGACGATCAGCGGATCGAACGGGCCGAAACGGACGCGGAGTCCGAGAGCGGTTCCGACGCCCGAATCGGTATCGTCTCGTACTCGTTCACCTGGACGAACTTCGCCGAGATCGACGGCGACCGGATGTACGCCGGCGATACAGTCCCCGTTATCGGGACACTGTCGGAGGACCAGCGTCTCGTCGTCGACCCGCCGGAGAACTACGGCTTCGTGGACGCCCCGACCGGAACGGACGACGGAGCGCTCGTCTGGGACGGGCCGCACACGTTCCGGAGCGAGGGACTCGAGATCACCATGCTCCGCGGGGCCGGCGCCGGCGGCGGCGATCCCCCACTGCTCTCCGGGACAGGATGGCTGCTCGTCGCGCTCGTCGCGCTACTCGTCGGCGTAAGCGGGTACCTCGTTGTCCGACGGGACGACGTACACGTCCCGCGGTCGCCCGACAGGCTCGCGGCGCTCGTCGAATCGGTCGACGTTTCGAACCCGTTCGACCGCGACAAGTCCGACGTGGCCGCCACCGACGGGAACGGTGGAACCGACCCGGCGTCGCCGACGGCCGCGACCGACGATCCCGATGCCGAGCCCGACACGCACCTCGAGTACGACGAGCGGTCGTCCGACGACGCGGTCGATCCCGAACTGCTGAGCGACGAGGAGCGCGTCCTCCGCTTGCTCAAACAAAACGGCGGCCGGATGAAGCAGGCCTCGATCGTCTCGGAGACCGGCTGGTCGAACGCCAAGGTCTCCCAACTCCTCTCGCAGATGGACGACGACGACGAGATAGATAAACTCCGGATCGGTCGGGAGAACCTCATCACGCTACCGGGCGTCGATCCGACCGAACTCGACTGACGACGGCTTTCTCATCGGGTCCGTTTGCGCTGCTCGCCCGCTCCTCGAAAAATCTCCATCAAAAAGCCGCTCACTCACGTCGCTCGTTCGCGGTCGTTACGCCAGCGGCGTCCGCTCGACTACTTGTCCGTCGTAGGTCGGATACTGCTCGACGATTTCGCCGTCCTCGAGGTCCCCCTCCTCGATCATCTCCTCGAGAAGCCACCAGGCGACCTCGACGTGGTCGCTCTTGACGGTGTAGAACTCCTCGGGGACGCCAAGCGCCTCGAACTCCTCGGGATCGGCGTAGGTCTTCCCGTAGACGAGGGTGCCGTCGTCGGTGACGTCGTCGAACTCGCGGCGGATGTTGCGGGCCATGCGTTTGAGGCGGCGGCGATGTTGGGCGGCGTCTTTGAACACGGACGTACAGAAGTAGACCTTCTCGTGATCACCCATGACGTCGAGGATCTCCTCGCGGGAGCCGTCGACGGCGCTCATGTGGTCGTCTTTGAGTTCGTAGCCTTGTTCCTGCATCCGGCGGTAGTTCCCGTCGCTCATCTCGAACTCGTTGACGTTACAGAACTCGGCCGCCCCCTCGTCGATCAGTTCGAGGAACTCCTCCTCGGGGCGGATGCCTGGGATTTCGAACGCGGGAGTTAACCCCTCTTCGCGGGCGGTGTAGAGGATCTCCTCCCACTCGGTGCCGTGGAGATCGCCCCACTGTTCGTACGGTGGGTGGAACCGAATCTCGTCGAGGCCGGCCTCGGAGAGGCGGCGCATGTTCTCCCGGCCGCCGGTGATGCCGGTGTAGAGGTGGGTGTGGTGATCCTCGCCGAACTCGTCTTCGAGCAACTCGAGATAGTGGCAGGTCCGGCCCAGTGCCTCTTGGGGTTCGCCGCCGGTAATCGACGTCCCGAGGGCGTCCATCCGATGGGCCTCGGTCAGGACGTCCTCGTCGCTCTCGACGAGTCGCTCGTTGGCGTAGACGTCGGTGACGTTCTTCCGGTTCTCGCCGAGCGGGCAGTAAAAGCAGTCGCGCTGGTCGCAGTAACCGTAGACGAACAGCACCATCTTGCCGCCTTTCGCGCACTGCTCACAGCCCTTCGAGATCATTCGAGGGTACGTACCCACCCGAGCCTCAAAAGCAGTGCGAAACCGTCGGTCCGTGTGTCGTGCCAGCACATAGCCACACTATTATACGGTGGCGTCTGTATGTAACGTAACCCATGTCCCCGGGGATCCGCGTCCTCTGTGTCGATGCCGACCCCCAATACCGCGAGCTGACCGCCACCGTTCTCGAGCGACGGAACGACGAGATCGACGTGACGACCGCGGCCAACGGCCGCGACGCGCTGGCGGTTTTCGACGGCGCGAGCGACGGTCCCGGCCGACCGATCGACTGCGTCGTCAGCGACTACGAGCTGCCGGACACGGACGGCCTCGAGCTGTTCGCGGCGGTACGGGAGCGCGATCCGGCAGTCCCGTTCGTCCTCTTCACCGGAACGGAGCCCGACGAGATTGCGAGCGAGGCGATCTCGGCCGGCGTTACCGACTATCGCCGAAAGTGGTCGGGAACCGCTCAGTACACGGTACTCGCAAACCGGATCGAGAACGCCGTCGTGAACCGCCGTGCCGAACGGGTTCGCCGCGAGAGCGAACGGCAACTCGAGCGATACCGGACCCCCGTCGGGAACGATCGAATCCTCGAACTCGTACCGACCGCGCTGTTCACCCTCGACGCGGACGCCGTCATCGACTGGTGTAACGACGAGTTCGCCGACCCCTTCCTCGAGGAGCGAACGGAACTGATCGGAACGCCGTTTCCGGCCCTCATCGATCGCGGCTACTACGGCGAGTCGGTAACGACCAAGTACGTCGAGGAAGTCCGCGATCTGCTCTCCTCGGCGACTGACCGCGAGCGGGCGAAGTATCAGGTTCGGTTTCAGTCGCCGGACGGGGAGGAGCGGATCCACGACGTCCACACCAGACTTCTGCCGCTCGATAGTGGAGAGTTCACCGGGACGATACACGCGATTCGGGACGTCACGCGCCGGCGACGCTACCGACGCGAACTCGAGCGCCAGAACGAGCGGTTAGCGGAGTTCGCGACCCTCGTCAGTCACGACCTGCGGAACCCGCTGAACGTCGCACAGGGCAATCTCGATTTCATCGAGGGAGAGGCCGAGGACCACCGCGTCGAGAAATTGCAGCGGTCGCTCGCCCGGATCGAGGAACTCATCGATGGACTCCTCCAGCTGGCCCGGCAGGGGAAAGCGATCGGCGACGAGGAGCGGTTTCCGCTCGCGGCCACGGTCCGAGCGGCCTGGGCGACCGTCGACACCGGCGACGCCCGCCTCGAGATCGAAACCGACCTCGAACTGTACGGCGACGAGACCCGTGTTCGATCGCTGCTCGAGAACCTCTTTCGAAACACCGTCGAACACGGCTCGACGAGCCCTGCTTCGCACGCGCAGCAGGACGCCGTCGAACAGGGGTGCGACGACGATCGCCTGACCGTCACCGTCGGGCCGCTCGAGCGAAAGTCCCAGTCTACCGGCAGCGGCGACCGCTTCGACGGCTTCTACGTCGAGGATACGGGCGCGGGGCTGCCGGCGGATCGCGAATCGTTGTTCGAATTCGGTCACACGACCGCGGCGGAGGGGACCGGGTTCGGGCTGGCGATCGTCGAGGGGATCGCCGAGGCCCACGGCTGGACCGTCGCCGCGTGCGACGGCGACGACGGCGGTGCGCGGTTCGAGTTCCGGGACGTCGCCGTTCCGACCGACGGGACGAAATCGGCGCGATCGACGTAGCTGTGACGGCCAACGGGGCGTCAGTTCCCGACCCTCGAGCGGAGTCGCGGACCACGACAGCCGCGCCGCCCTCGAGTCCGCCGTGTGTCTTCTTCCGACCCCAGAAGATGGAAATACCCCGCCCTCGAACGTCCGCCTGATGCTGCTGGTCCTCTGTGTCGATCTCGACGACGACCTCGGTCGTAAGACCGGCTTTTCGACGCCGGTCATCGGCCGCGAGCCCGTCGAGGAGGCGGCCGTCGCCCTCGCGACCGCGGACCCGGAGGACTCGGACGTCAACGTGATCTTTCAGGGGCTACACGTCTACGACGATCTGGCCGACCGCGACGAGAGCGTCGAGGTCGCCGTCGTCACCGGCAACGACGAGGGCGACGTCAGCGCCAACCGCGAGGTCGGTGACGAGGTCGACACCGTCCTCGCGAGCCTCTCGACCGGCGAGGACGTCACCGCGCTGGTCGTCACCGACGGCGCACAGGACGAGTCCGTCATCCCGATCATCCGCTCGCGGGTGCCCATCGACGGCGTCCGCCGCGTCGTCGTCCGGCAGGCACAGAACCTCGAGTCGATGTACTACACGATCAAACAAGTGCTGGACGACCCCGAGACCCGCGGGACGGTCCTGATTCCGCTCGGTATCTTGCTGTTGATCTATCCGCTCGCCCTGATCGGGACCGTCCTCGACATGCCGGGGTTCGTCCTCGGGACGACCTCCGCCCTGCTTGGGCTCTATCTCATCTCGCGGGGACTGGGGCTCGGCGACCGCCTCGACGCGAGCGTCGAACGCGCTCGACGATCGCTGTACGCCGGTCGGACGACCCTGCTCGCCTACGTCGTCGCCGCCGCACTGTTCGTCCTCGGTGGCGTCAACGGGCTCGACACCCTCGAGGCGGTCCGGGAATCGACCGCCGGCGACCTCGAGGTCCCGGTCATGCTGGCCGCGCTCCTCAACGGCTCGATCCGCTGGTTCGCCGTCGCGGGGCTGACGACCAGCCTCGGCCAGATCACCGACGAGTACATCGCCGGCTCGCTCGAGTGGCGCTACCTCAACGCCCCCTTCTACGTCCTCTCGATCGCCGTCGTTCTCCACGCGGTGAGTGCCTTCTTCCTCGACCGGGTCGAACTCACCTTCCTCGCGACGGCGCTGACGGCGGGGACGCTGCTCGGCATCGTCAGTACGCTCACCTTCGCCGTCGCGGAATCGCGCTTTTCGGACTCGGAGCGGGAGGACGACAGGCGGGGCGCGGAGCGGGTCTGACCGCTCACCGCTCGCGCTCGACGACGAACTCCGCCAGCTCGAGCAGGTACCCCCGAGCCTCCGGGTCGGCGACCTCGACCCGCTCG containing:
- a CDS encoding hybrid sensor histidine kinase/response regulator, which codes for MSPGIRVLCVDADPQYRELTATVLERRNDEIDVTTAANGRDALAVFDGASDGPGRPIDCVVSDYELPDTDGLELFAAVRERDPAVPFVLFTGTEPDEIASEAISAGVTDYRRKWSGTAQYTVLANRIENAVVNRRAERVRRESERQLERYRTPVGNDRILELVPTALFTLDADAVIDWCNDEFADPFLEERTELIGTPFPALIDRGYYGESVTTKYVEEVRDLLSSATDRERAKYQVRFQSPDGEERIHDVHTRLLPLDSGEFTGTIHAIRDVTRRRRYRRELERQNERLAEFATLVSHDLRNPLNVAQGNLDFIEGEAEDHRVEKLQRSLARIEELIDGLLQLARQGKAIGDEERFPLAATVRAAWATVDTGDARLEIETDLELYGDETRVRSLLENLFRNTVEHGSTSPASHAQQDAVEQGCDDDRLTVTVGPLERKSQSTGSGDRFDGFYVEDTGAGLPADRESLFEFGHTTAAEGTGFGLAIVEGIAEAHGWTVAACDGDDGGARFEFRDVAVPTDGTKSARST
- a CDS encoding helix-turn-helix transcriptional regulator — translated: MRISTAAAVALTVLLAMASFGAVAAMPPADRSPSASSHSFQSDERPPSVSSTQESPPPLESPEPGQVVRVRITDDGDARWSVETRFLITNETEADLFREYGGAIVSGRRAAPYDPRLFQRYAADASESTGREMSIENAGWDDQRIERAETDAESESGSDARIGIVSYSFTWTNFAEIDGDRMYAGDTVPVIGTLSEDQRLVVDPPENYGFVDAPTGTDDGALVWDGPHTFRSEGLEITMLRGAGAGGGDPPLLSGTGWLLVALVALLVGVSGYLVVRRDDVHVPRSPDRLAALVESVDVSNPFDRDKSDVAATDGNGGTDPASPTAATDDPDAEPDTHLEYDERSSDDAVDPELLSDEERVLRLLKQNGGRMKQASIVSETGWSNAKVSQLLSQMDDDDEIDKLRIGRENLITLPGVDPTELD
- a CDS encoding radical SAM protein — protein: MISKGCEQCAKGGKMVLFVYGYCDQRDCFYCPLGENRKNVTDVYANERLVESDEDVLTEAHRMDALGTSITGGEPQEALGRTCHYLELLEDEFGEDHHTHLYTGITGGRENMRRLSEAGLDEIRFHPPYEQWGDLHGTEWEEILYTAREEGLTPAFEIPGIRPEEEFLELIDEGAAEFCNVNEFEMSDGNYRRMQEQGYELKDDHMSAVDGSREEILDVMGDHEKVYFCTSVFKDAAQHRRRLKRMARNIRREFDDVTDDGTLVYGKTYADPEEFEALGVPEEFYTVKSDHVEVAWWLLEEMIEEGDLEDGEIVEQYPTYDGQVVERTPLA
- a CDS encoding DUF373 family protein, whose product is MLLVLCVDLDDDLGRKTGFSTPVIGREPVEEAAVALATADPEDSDVNVIFQGLHVYDDLADRDESVEVAVVTGNDEGDVSANREVGDEVDTVLASLSTGEDVTALVVTDGAQDESVIPIIRSRVPIDGVRRVVVRQAQNLESMYYTIKQVLDDPETRGTVLIPLGILLLIYPLALIGTVLDMPGFVLGTTSALLGLYLISRGLGLGDRLDASVERARRSLYAGRTTLLAYVVAAALFVLGGVNGLDTLEAVRESTAGDLEVPVMLAALLNGSIRWFAVAGLTTSLGQITDEYIAGSLEWRYLNAPFYVLSIAVVLHAVSAFFLDRVELTFLATALTAGTLLGIVSTLTFAVAESRFSDSEREDDRRGAERV